A genomic window from Fibrobacterota bacterium includes:
- a CDS encoding HAD family hydrolase, translating to MKLLVLDLDETLIFGTERELVRPCDFSVGPFFVYLRPGLDSFLEAVARIYELGVWTASTQGYADPIVERIFPHAKPSFVWARSRCTMRFNSDTVEHEWVKNLDKLKKKGYDLNQVLMVDDTPEKLLRHYGNLVRVKSWEGNPTDTELSQLATYLESLANVPNVRAIEKRQWRMLQPLPPTP from the coding sequence ATGAAGCTTCTTGTCCTGGACCTCGACGAAACTCTGATTTTCGGCACCGAGCGCGAGCTGGTGCGTCCGTGCGATTTCAGCGTGGGGCCGTTTTTTGTCTACCTCAGACCTGGCCTGGATTCGTTTCTGGAAGCGGTGGCCCGGATCTACGAGTTGGGCGTCTGGACGGCCTCCACGCAAGGTTATGCGGATCCGATCGTGGAACGGATCTTCCCCCACGCGAAACCTTCGTTTGTTTGGGCCAGGTCCCGCTGCACCATGAGGTTCAATTCAGACACGGTGGAACACGAGTGGGTGAAAAACCTGGATAAGCTCAAGAAGAAGGGATACGACCTCAACCAGGTCTTGATGGTGGACGACACGCCCGAAAAGCTCCTGCGCCACTATGGCAACCTGGTGCGGGTCAAGTCCTGGGAGGGCAACCCCACCGATACCGAGCTGTCCCAACTGGCCACCTACCTGGAATCCTTGGCCAACGTTCCCAATGTCCGCGCCATCGAAAAACGGCAATGGCGAATGCTTCAACCCTTGCCGCCAACCCCATGA
- a CDS encoding ATP-binding protein: MEAVVFSGIQASGKTSFYKERFFRSHVLISLDQLHTRNKEKRFLELCLELQQPFVVDNTNPTREDRSKYVQLAKGRKFMVVGYHFVSSLADAMLRNEVRQGSERIPEIGVRATAKKLEPPCFEDGFDQLFFVTLENGCFQVEERFHEVR; this comes from the coding sequence ATGGAAGCGGTCGTCTTTTCTGGAATCCAGGCCTCGGGCAAGACGAGCTTCTACAAGGAGCGGTTTTTCCGATCGCATGTGCTGATTTCCCTGGACCAGCTACACACCAGGAACAAGGAGAAACGTTTCCTGGAGCTGTGCCTCGAGCTCCAGCAGCCTTTCGTGGTCGACAACACCAATCCGACTCGCGAGGATCGGTCAAAATATGTCCAATTGGCGAAAGGCCGCAAATTTATGGTGGTTGGCTATCATTTCGTTTCGAGTCTCGCCGATGCCATGCTGCGAAACGAAGTTCGCCAGGGCAGTGAGCGGATCCCCGAAATCGGTGTGCGGGCGACAGCCAAGAAGCTGGAACCGCCATGTTTCGAGGATGGATTCGACCAGTTGTTTTTCGTGACCCTGGAGAATGGTTGCTTCCAGGTGGAGGAGAGGTTCCATGAAGTTCGATGA
- a CDS encoding guanylyltransferase, translated as MKFDDLDAKMRVFETANDRFLVPGMHVVARIDGRSFTRLTKDVHKFQAPFDERFRDYMVETVKHLMCCGFNVVYGYTESDEISLLLSMSETAFSRKTRKWLSVLAGEASAKFSSLLGGVAAFDCRLSELPNRALVVDYFRWRNEDAFRNALSAHCYWKLRNDNHDANQATSKVEGLSTAQKNELLFQYGVNFNDIPNWQKRGIGVYWTQAVKEGFNPKRQESVTYERRELKVDFDLPMRDEYSAFVDRLIEQHLEPI; from the coding sequence ATGAAGTTCGATGATCTCGATGCGAAGATGCGGGTTTTCGAGACCGCCAACGACCGGTTTTTGGTTCCGGGGATGCATGTCGTGGCCCGCATCGACGGGAGGAGCTTCACCCGGCTGACCAAGGATGTCCACAAGTTCCAGGCGCCCTTCGACGAACGATTTCGCGACTACATGGTGGAAACCGTCAAACACCTGATGTGTTGCGGCTTCAACGTGGTCTATGGATACACAGAAAGCGATGAGATCTCGCTGCTTTTGAGCATGTCGGAGACCGCCTTTTCCAGGAAAACCAGGAAATGGCTTTCCGTCCTGGCCGGCGAAGCCAGCGCCAAGTTCTCCAGCCTTTTGGGTGGGGTCGCCGCATTCGACTGCCGTCTGTCGGAGCTTCCCAACAGGGCTCTGGTGGTGGACTACTTCCGCTGGAGAAACGAGGACGCCTTCCGGAACGCCTTGAGTGCGCACTGCTACTGGAAGTTGCGAAACGACAATCACGACGCCAACCAAGCCACCTCGAAGGTCGAGGGTCTAAGCACGGCCCAGAAGAACGAACTGCTTTTCCAGTACGGGGTAAACTTCAACGACATTCCCAATTGGCAAAAGCGGGGGATCGGCGTCTACTGGACCCAAGCGGTCAAGGAAGGTTTCAATCCCAAGCGGCAGGAATCGGTCACTTACGAGCGCAGGGAATTGAAAGTGGATTTCGATCTACCCATGAGGGACGAGTACAGCGCCTTCGTGGATCGCCTGATTGAACAGCACCTGGAGCCAATCTGA
- a CDS encoding TIGR02147 family protein, translating to MSLPMETPDLFEYFEYRLWLRDAYEARKSRNPAFSHRYIAGKAGFGSSGTFARILDGSRNLSMDGAMALSRVFGLNRAEKEYFEHLVLHNQAEGEAERRFFLEKLAAVRKSRVVQLREHQMALFDDWRRLALRETLDLVEHRDDFQALGELLSPPASADEAREALEVLQELGLARPDEDGIWRKTEAVLTTPDEGVHQAVRRFQRDTMDLAKDALDRHPPKEREIATLTLAISDAMMERVKDKIRQLRREILEMAREDDRPDRVHQVNFQVFPLTRRLESHP from the coding sequence ATGAGTCTACCCATGGAAACGCCCGACCTGTTCGAATACTTCGAGTACCGGCTCTGGCTGCGCGACGCCTACGAGGCCCGCAAATCCCGGAATCCGGCCTTCTCGCACCGCTACATCGCCGGCAAGGCGGGGTTCGGTTCGTCGGGCACCTTCGCGCGCATCCTGGACGGTTCACGGAATCTGTCCATGGACGGGGCCATGGCGCTCTCGCGCGTGTTCGGGCTCAACCGCGCCGAGAAGGAATACTTCGAGCATCTGGTCCTGCACAACCAGGCCGAAGGCGAGGCCGAACGACGGTTTTTCCTGGAAAAGCTCGCCGCGGTCCGCAAATCCCGGGTGGTCCAGCTGCGGGAGCACCAGATGGCCCTGTTCGACGACTGGCGTCGCCTAGCCCTGCGCGAGACATTGGATTTGGTGGAGCATCGCGACGACTTCCAAGCGCTGGGGGAGCTGCTTTCCCCTCCGGCTTCGGCCGACGAGGCGCGGGAAGCTCTGGAGGTCCTCCAGGAGCTGGGCTTGGCGCGGCCCGACGAGGACGGAATCTGGCGAAAGACCGAGGCGGTGCTCACCACGCCGGATGAAGGTGTGCACCAGGCCGTGCGCCGGTTCCAGCGCGATACCATGGATCTGGCCAAGGATGCCTTGGACCGGCACCCGCCCAAGGAGCGCGAGATCGCCACTCTCACCCTGGCGATCTCCGATGCGATGATGGAACGGGTGAAAGACAAGATCCGTCAACTGCGCCGGGAGATCCTGGAGATGGCCCGCGAGGATGATCGGCCCGATCGGGTCCATCAGGTCAACTTCCAGGTGTTTCCGCTCACGCGGCGGCTGGAGTCCCATCCATGA
- a CDS encoding carboxypeptidase regulatory-like domain-containing protein has translation MKRWLSLALAALLWGCGDDLSAGGGGIETNNTIALTIQDAQGAPVASARVVARPSNWVRGSSMDSTARQYLTSDSVGRVVVHLAAGRWTFEARKEGLAALSTHQVVRDGSLGNLVVQPMAGLSGRVALAPGELSARVAIAGTDHSVLTDAEGRWAMDSLPSGSLQVVVVGGSRAADSVELAAGDRDTLPWTGSPSLRALDSAGWILLDDFTKARPSISQAAYGAVWYMASDRGSGGKSAFLRTDGGLDSVWSRFRVDDVPAGRSSFQATFDIDSGTTAAGGAYMQVGMSFPVDDQCLDFGALDSLSITLQSTGPVRLEFRSAIHDSLKDYSSYAGVDLPAGGSAWKTHHIEVARLVPKSDAAHPSIPWSRVAECVLEMRIVVTNDLALGLSDLRMHGVPLDRFLRGRSR, from the coding sequence ATGAAGCGCTGGTTGTCGTTGGCGTTGGCCGCTCTCTTGTGGGGGTGCGGGGACGACCTGTCCGCGGGTGGGGGCGGGATCGAGACCAACAACACCATCGCCCTGACCATCCAAGACGCCCAAGGCGCACCGGTGGCTTCGGCGAGGGTGGTGGCGCGACCCTCGAACTGGGTGCGGGGATCCTCGATGGATTCCACGGCGCGACAATATTTGACTTCTGACTCGGTGGGCCGGGTGGTGGTGCATCTGGCCGCGGGGCGCTGGACCTTCGAGGCGCGCAAGGAAGGATTGGCCGCGCTGTCCACGCACCAGGTGGTGCGCGACGGATCGCTGGGCAATCTGGTGGTCCAGCCCATGGCCGGCCTGTCAGGCCGGGTCGCCTTGGCCCCTGGCGAACTTTCTGCCCGGGTGGCGATCGCCGGCACCGACCATTCCGTGCTGACCGATGCCGAGGGCCGCTGGGCGATGGATTCGCTTCCGTCCGGATCCCTCCAGGTGGTGGTCGTGGGCGGCTCCCGCGCTGCGGATTCCGTCGAGCTCGCGGCGGGGGATCGCGACACGCTTCCCTGGACCGGATCGCCCTCCCTGCGGGCCTTGGACTCGGCGGGTTGGATCCTCCTGGACGATTTTACGAAGGCTCGCCCGTCCATCTCCCAGGCGGCTTACGGTGCGGTCTGGTACATGGCCTCGGATCGCGGTTCGGGAGGCAAATCGGCTTTTCTGCGCACCGATGGCGGGCTGGATTCGGTGTGGTCGCGGTTTCGGGTGGACGATGTGCCTGCGGGGAGGTCTTCCTTCCAAGCCACCTTCGACATCGACTCGGGCACCACCGCCGCGGGTGGTGCCTACATGCAGGTGGGCATGTCGTTTCCTGTCGACGATCAATGTCTCGATTTCGGGGCCCTCGATTCCCTGAGCATCACCCTCCAGTCCACCGGACCGGTCCGGCTCGAGTTTCGTTCTGCTATCCACGACTCCCTCAAGGACTACAGCTCGTATGCTGGTGTGGACCTCCCTGCCGGAGGTTCGGCTTGGAAGACCCACCACATCGAGGTGGCGCGGCTTGTTCCCAAAAGCGATGCCGCCCATCCGTCCATTCCTTGGAGCCGCGTCGCCGAGTGCGTGTTGGAGATGCGGATCGTGGTCACCAATGATCTGGCTTTGGGCCTGAGCGATCTGCGCATGCACGGGGTGCCCCTCGATCGATTCCTAAGAGGACGGTCGCGTTAG
- a CDS encoding glycosyl hydrolase family 5: MKSMSARGLCLGLVGLFPAWVGATRLAEVAAVDKDYLMVRFLDGEVFHKDDGLGATAFTSDHTGDDRVESYGTGLDATSAMSAASWTLRSDDDPGFGATGKAPSAVYRKSKLNGMSETTWGSSDWNYEFTMEHTLFLKLPSPLQQGKTYRLSIASATNSDSAGKTFTFDVFNHPSEAVHVNLVGYAPRSPVKGADLYLWLGSGGARDYKAFEGAKVWLRNVGRGTNEEVGVVKFWKAKTSEAQSYDLTASAVWNVDFPTASDTGTYRLVVEGVGASRDFRISSSIYREPFQVGVKGFFYMRIGQDSTNGIRPVPRRPLWIPGVSPASTKVVLTTLHPYHADWATFSSSGDPWDKKDEWAAYAKTGNPVNPKAIGGHSDALDWDRHLGHVSIVYDMLLGHILTNGATSDDDAGIAESGNGIPDLLDEARNEVDFWLNLRDGAGYSHGLNNPNGSNVFYQAGPTAIAAWANAANAAMLADAFRISGLADLSARYRDSAKAAWAFASALADPMLDKTQDVGDGKMRGRDFKATAAAYLFNLTGEAVYEDALNTESVSATSAQADLLNGNRNQVWAVAGYLMSQRTRRYPTLLANMKAVVAYQANRKHVEYMETRPSRRSTDNDNGYFQTIQNVHQLLLAHSVATSATDRDLFRKALELEADWGLGRNPANMIQMTTATTSLASKRSVEGAYTSGRDDGSPGLHPGHTPYFNTDDWAPSMVMGKPSWMTDKNFPAYAQWPKVDGYFNSRYVWSNGEFTPQQTMRGKMALYAYLYGIGKSESATSILYGGRLGNGTSALRVRGHRLSFTPSTSGRWTLRALDASGAVRWETTRSLAKGVVSHEQLPTSLRGLAILQATGPDQAAARILLPQD, translated from the coding sequence ATGAAATCCATGTCCGCAAGGGGTCTTTGTCTGGGACTCGTTGGTCTGTTCCCCGCCTGGGTCGGCGCGACCCGACTGGCCGAAGTCGCGGCGGTGGACAAGGACTATCTGATGGTCCGGTTCCTGGACGGCGAAGTGTTCCACAAGGACGATGGCCTCGGGGCCACCGCCTTCACCAGCGACCACACCGGGGACGACCGGGTGGAGAGCTACGGGACTGGGTTGGACGCGACCAGCGCGATGTCCGCCGCGTCGTGGACGCTGCGTTCCGACGACGACCCTGGCTTTGGCGCGACCGGAAAAGCTCCATCGGCGGTCTACCGCAAATCCAAGCTCAACGGCATGTCCGAGACCACCTGGGGATCGAGCGATTGGAACTACGAATTCACGATGGAGCATACGCTGTTTCTCAAGCTCCCGTCGCCTCTGCAGCAGGGGAAGACCTACCGGCTGAGCATCGCGAGCGCGACCAATTCCGATTCCGCAGGCAAGACCTTCACCTTCGATGTGTTCAACCATCCCTCCGAAGCGGTCCACGTGAATCTGGTGGGGTATGCGCCGCGTTCGCCCGTCAAGGGCGCCGACCTCTACCTCTGGCTGGGCAGTGGCGGTGCGCGCGACTACAAAGCCTTCGAGGGGGCCAAGGTCTGGTTGCGCAACGTGGGACGCGGGACTAACGAGGAGGTAGGGGTTGTCAAATTCTGGAAAGCGAAGACCTCCGAGGCGCAGAGCTACGATCTCACGGCTTCGGCGGTCTGGAACGTGGATTTCCCCACCGCTTCCGATACCGGCACCTATCGGCTGGTCGTGGAGGGCGTTGGCGCCAGCCGCGACTTCCGCATTTCCTCGAGCATTTACCGGGAACCCTTCCAGGTGGGCGTGAAGGGGTTCTTCTACATGCGCATCGGCCAGGACAGCACCAACGGGATCCGTCCCGTTCCACGTCGCCCACTGTGGATCCCAGGTGTTTCGCCAGCGAGCACCAAGGTGGTGCTCACCACCCTCCATCCCTACCACGCCGACTGGGCCACTTTCTCCAGCAGCGGCGACCCGTGGGACAAAAAAGACGAATGGGCCGCCTACGCCAAGACGGGCAATCCCGTGAATCCCAAAGCCATCGGCGGACACTCCGACGCCTTGGACTGGGACCGCCACCTGGGGCACGTGTCCATCGTCTACGACATGCTCCTTGGACATATTCTGACCAATGGGGCCACCTCCGACGACGACGCCGGCATCGCGGAAAGCGGCAACGGCATCCCCGACCTTTTGGACGAGGCTCGCAATGAAGTCGATTTCTGGCTGAACCTGCGTGATGGCGCGGGCTATTCCCACGGCCTGAACAACCCCAACGGGAGCAACGTCTTCTACCAGGCCGGTCCCACCGCGATAGCCGCCTGGGCCAACGCCGCCAACGCCGCCATGTTGGCCGATGCCTTCCGGATTTCCGGCCTTGCCGATCTCTCCGCGCGCTACCGCGATTCGGCGAAGGCGGCGTGGGCTTTCGCCTCGGCTCTGGCGGATCCGATGCTGGACAAAACCCAGGACGTGGGCGACGGCAAGATGCGCGGACGCGACTTCAAAGCCACCGCGGCCGCCTACCTGTTCAATCTCACCGGCGAGGCCGTTTACGAAGATGCCTTGAACACGGAAAGCGTGAGCGCCACCTCCGCGCAAGCTGACCTCTTGAACGGCAATCGCAACCAGGTTTGGGCGGTGGCGGGGTATCTGATGTCCCAGCGCACGCGTCGGTACCCGACTCTCCTGGCCAACATGAAAGCCGTGGTGGCCTACCAGGCCAACCGCAAGCATGTGGAGTACATGGAGACGCGGCCGAGCCGACGTTCGACCGACAACGACAACGGCTATTTCCAGACCATCCAGAATGTCCACCAGCTCTTGTTGGCCCATTCGGTAGCGACTTCCGCCACCGATCGCGATCTGTTCCGCAAGGCCTTGGAGCTGGAGGCCGACTGGGGACTGGGGCGCAATCCCGCCAACATGATCCAGATGACCACCGCCACCACCAGCCTGGCTTCCAAGCGCAGCGTGGAGGGCGCCTACACGTCCGGACGCGACGACGGTTCACCCGGACTGCATCCCGGTCACACGCCGTACTTCAACACCGACGACTGGGCACCTAGCATGGTCATGGGCAAACCCAGCTGGATGACGGACAAAAACTTTCCTGCCTACGCCCAATGGCCCAAGGTCGACGGCTATTTCAATTCGCGGTACGTGTGGTCCAACGGCGAATTCACGCCCCAGCAGACCATGCGCGGCAAGATGGCCCTCTACGCCTACCTGTACGGAATCGGGAAAAGCGAATCGGCGACCTCGATCCTCTACGGGGGTCGATTGGGCAATGGCACTTCTGCGCTGAGGGTGCGTGGACATCGCTTGTCCTTCACGCCCTCCACTTCGGGTCGCTGGACCTTGCGGGCCCTGGACGCATCCGGCGCAGTGCGCTGGGAAACCACGCGGTCCCTCGCCAAGGGAGTGGTGTCCCACGAACAACTGCCCACCTCCCTCCGTGGCCTAGCCATCCTCCAAGCCACCGGCCCCGACCAAGCCGCCGCCCGGATCCTGCTACCCCAGGACTGA
- a CDS encoding DUF4272 domain-containing protein encodes MSLLVNAYCTALRLPEISFPHEVIGRRDLSDPELSGHLNGFIGYVLQFKKQEMTQAIYYTIQHIERVKNHLSIELSEDDFGALSDWAVKANAILFFTDGSIRNPVGETILPPGEKIVLPPRPPEAFARKARTDALLREEGIRVPQSLPPVLDLSELDPQSPSDCARRVLGLFMAAVRAESLAAEEPLSLQDLRERLPGAFDCLTPAERAFLLQDQPSVQEITNFTWRYECIALLLWSLGMLDPLVAPNQICDVPAIAKTILSADQTAFVRDAKFRPVSEILDQLDIHYRLQWLSHQSRVDGKDLPNGLLAGVITERLYALNWLTRTQDVPWDDIETPA; translated from the coding sequence ATGTCCCTTCTGGTCAACGCCTACTGCACCGCCTTGCGCCTTCCCGAAATCTCCTTCCCTCACGAGGTCATCGGGAGACGGGATCTGTCCGATCCCGAGTTGAGCGGCCATTTGAATGGTTTCATCGGCTACGTGCTGCAGTTCAAGAAGCAGGAGATGACCCAGGCGATCTACTACACGATCCAGCACATCGAGCGGGTCAAGAACCACCTGAGCATCGAACTTTCCGAAGACGATTTCGGGGCGCTTTCCGACTGGGCCGTGAAGGCCAACGCCATCCTGTTCTTCACCGATGGCTCCATCCGAAATCCGGTGGGGGAGACCATTCTTCCGCCGGGAGAGAAGATCGTTCTGCCTCCCCGTCCTCCCGAGGCGTTCGCGCGCAAGGCCCGTACCGACGCGTTGTTGCGGGAAGAGGGAATCCGCGTGCCGCAGAGCCTGCCTCCGGTACTGGACCTCTCCGAACTGGATCCGCAATCACCCTCCGACTGTGCCCGCCGGGTCCTGGGGCTCTTCATGGCGGCGGTACGGGCCGAATCCTTGGCGGCCGAGGAACCGTTGAGCTTGCAGGATTTGCGCGAGCGCCTGCCCGGGGCGTTCGACTGCCTGACCCCGGCCGAGCGAGCGTTCCTGCTGCAGGACCAGCCATCGGTGCAGGAGATCACCAACTTCACTTGGCGCTACGAGTGCATCGCCTTGCTTTTGTGGAGTCTGGGAATGCTGGATCCACTCGTGGCGCCCAACCAGATTTGCGACGTTCCGGCCATCGCCAAAACCATCCTTTCCGCCGACCAGACCGCGTTTGTCCGGGACGCCAAATTCCGTCCAGTTTCCGAGATTTTGGATCAACTGGATATCCATTACCGTCTGCAATGGTTGTCCCACCAATCGAGGGTCGATGGCAAGGACCTCCCCAACGGCCTCTTGGCGGGAGTGATCACCGAGCGCCTCTACGCCCTCAATTGGCTCACCAGAACCCAGGACGTTCCCTGGGACGACATCGAGACTCCGGCCTGA
- a CDS encoding serine hydrolase, translated as MGTNDKECSSEYREIRSASFAIRMATGSLLRLILVLSLALGTGCSITPIRPASSLTPPAGDGWETASPQSAGFDESSLKKLTQDIQAGRFPNTHAVLIEYDGRLVYEQYFGGMDERWNQPVGYRNFGRDSLHDLRSVSKTVTSLVLGIVLAGEADSALEKPLPSFFPKLTASSDVQAITLHHALTMTAGLEWNEMTAPYSDGTNDEVRLYGVTDPVSMVLNRPVVTAPGSVWYYNGGLSQVLAGIVQEKSGKPLDKVAVEVLFKPLGIKTFEWIGGPIWDPAMPAAASGLRMRGRDLAKIGSVCLHDGKWKGRQIVPKKWLERSMQRHVDQNGAWSNGGVWGYGYQFWMGRFPQGYEVAAAKGNGDQNVFILRKEKIVVTIFAGAYNRFVGPAERILHRIMAARTQPGNF; from the coding sequence GTGGGCACCAACGACAAGGAATGCTCCTCAGAGTATCGAGAGATTCGGTCCGCAAGTTTCGCGATCCGCATGGCGACAGGAAGCCTGTTGCGGCTGATCCTCGTTCTTTCGCTCGCTTTGGGTACAGGCTGTTCGATCACGCCGATCAGACCAGCGAGCTCCTTGACTCCGCCGGCTGGCGATGGCTGGGAAACCGCAAGTCCCCAGAGCGCAGGATTCGATGAAAGCTCGCTGAAGAAACTCACCCAGGACATCCAAGCGGGGCGTTTCCCGAACACGCACGCCGTGCTGATCGAGTACGATGGGCGTCTTGTCTACGAGCAGTACTTCGGCGGGATGGACGAACGCTGGAACCAGCCCGTCGGATACAGAAACTTCGGCCGCGACAGTCTCCACGATCTGCGTTCCGTCTCCAAGACCGTGACCTCCCTCGTGCTGGGGATTGTGCTTGCTGGTGAAGCCGATTCCGCGCTGGAAAAGCCGCTCCCGTCGTTTTTCCCCAAACTCACAGCGTCCTCCGATGTCCAGGCGATCACGCTGCACCACGCGTTGACCATGACAGCCGGACTCGAGTGGAACGAAATGACGGCGCCCTACTCGGACGGTACGAACGACGAGGTCCGCCTCTATGGTGTGACGGATCCTGTCTCCATGGTGTTGAATCGCCCTGTGGTCACCGCTCCGGGTTCCGTGTGGTACTACAATGGCGGACTGAGCCAGGTTCTGGCAGGCATCGTGCAGGAAAAATCCGGCAAACCCTTGGACAAAGTCGCTGTCGAGGTGTTGTTCAAACCGCTTGGAATCAAGACGTTCGAGTGGATTGGAGGACCCATCTGGGATCCCGCCATGCCCGCTGCCGCCTCGGGTCTGCGGATGCGAGGAAGGGACCTGGCGAAGATCGGATCTGTCTGTCTGCACGATGGCAAATGGAAAGGTCGGCAGATCGTACCGAAGAAGTGGCTCGAACGATCGATGCAGCGGCACGTGGATCAGAATGGCGCTTGGAGCAACGGAGGGGTGTGGGGGTACGGATACCAGTTTTGGATGGGAAGATTCCCCCAAGGGTACGAGGTCGCCGCTGCCAAAGGAAACGGCGATCAAAACGTTTTCATTCTGCGAAAGGAAAAAATCGTCGTGACCATTTTCGCAGGGGCATACAACCGTTTCGTTGGGCCAGCCGAACGGATCCTCCACCGGATCATGGCGGCAAGAACACAGCCTGGCAATTTTTAA
- the ltrA gene encoding group II intron reverse transcriptase/maturase: MHRDGGYMSTNLEQIAEMSRQDPRMRFTSLAHYLTPQMLRSSYEQLNRKGAPGVDCVTMEEFGQNLDDNIEALWLELRSGKYRAMSVRRAWIPKDGGKLRPLGIPSVRDRVVQKALHTILSTVFEPCFLDMSYGYRPGLSAHDALDRLGKLVNRSGTCIIVDADIEGFFDAVNHEWLRKFLEDRISDRTILRLVGKFLNAGVMDNGVHVATEDGVPQGGPLSPLLANIYLHYVLDLWFDRRVRKACEDESFLVRYADDFVAGFAHRGDAESFLVELRQRLSDFGLKLSEAKTKLVDFGPRSPRNGEGPGPSDKPRTFDFLGFTHYMRRRPKTGKLRCEVKPSGKRRNRFLLKVKEFLTEIREASLRWQSKRLSVRLRGWYQYFGRRHCLSTLMQVKWHVERIWISVLRRRSDRHHLYWWRVKNTRWFVSLPEPSLR, translated from the coding sequence ATACACAGAGATGGAGGCTACATGTCCACGAACCTTGAGCAGATCGCCGAGATGTCGAGACAAGATCCGCGCATGCGATTCACGTCGCTGGCGCACTACCTGACCCCGCAGATGTTGCGGAGTTCGTACGAGCAATTGAACCGCAAAGGAGCGCCCGGCGTCGACTGTGTGACGATGGAGGAGTTCGGACAGAATCTGGACGATAACATCGAAGCGCTGTGGCTGGAGCTGCGCAGCGGGAAGTATCGAGCGATGAGCGTGCGGCGCGCGTGGATTCCCAAGGATGGAGGCAAGCTCCGGCCGTTGGGGATTCCGAGCGTGCGCGACCGGGTGGTGCAGAAGGCGCTTCATACGATTCTGTCGACAGTGTTCGAGCCGTGTTTTCTCGACATGTCGTACGGGTATCGCCCGGGCCTTTCGGCCCACGATGCCCTGGATCGCTTGGGGAAGTTGGTGAATCGAAGCGGCACGTGCATTATCGTGGATGCGGACATTGAGGGTTTCTTCGATGCGGTCAACCACGAATGGCTTCGGAAATTTCTGGAAGATCGGATTTCCGATCGGACGATCCTGCGTCTTGTGGGAAAGTTTCTGAATGCCGGTGTGATGGACAATGGGGTCCATGTTGCGACGGAAGACGGAGTGCCGCAAGGCGGGCCGTTGTCGCCGCTTTTGGCCAACATCTATCTGCACTACGTGCTGGATCTATGGTTTGATCGTAGAGTCCGGAAGGCTTGTGAAGACGAGAGCTTTCTAGTGCGCTACGCTGACGATTTCGTGGCCGGGTTCGCCCATCGAGGTGATGCCGAAAGCTTTCTGGTGGAGCTGCGCCAGCGACTTTCGGACTTCGGACTGAAATTGTCAGAGGCCAAGACGAAACTTGTGGACTTTGGCCCCAGATCTCCCCGCAACGGGGAAGGTCCAGGGCCGTCGGACAAGCCACGGACATTCGACTTTCTGGGTTTCACGCATTACATGCGACGCCGTCCGAAGACGGGGAAGCTGAGATGCGAGGTGAAGCCCAGCGGGAAGCGTCGCAACCGCTTTTTGCTGAAGGTGAAGGAGTTTCTGACGGAGATCCGGGAAGCCTCATTGCGGTGGCAGTCAAAGCGGCTGTCGGTACGTCTACGAGGTTGGTACCAGTATTTCGGCCGTCGGCATTGTCTCTCCACGCTGATGCAGGTGAAGTGGCACGTCGAGCGCATTTGGATCAGCGTCCTGCGCCGCCGTAGCGACCGGCATCACCTTTATTGGTGGCGCGTGAAGAATACCCGATGGTTTGTGAGTCTACCTGAGCCCAGCTTGCGCTGA